Proteins encoded by one window of Burkholderia plantarii:
- a CDS encoding c-type cytochrome, translated as MEPLVSSMRVFRPLLAALWIGVAGLGAACLPLASRAQNPPSHAAPASTVGAAPLKAPDTMAERVRGCTACHGAQGQGTDNDYFPRLAGKPVEYLYNQLMNFRDGRRKYPPMNYLLTYLSDDYLHEIATHFSNLRPPYPAPARPTVPDDVVARGQALAMHGDAARSIPACVACHGSALTGMQPAIPGLVGLHSDYLSAQIGAWRSGNRRAKAPDCMHEIASRLTDDDVTAVTAWLAAQPAPANPVPVAAGSLTLPLACGSEPQ; from the coding sequence TTGGAGCCTCTCGTGTCTTCAATGCGTGTCTTCCGTCCCCTGCTCGCCGCCCTGTGGATCGGCGTGGCCGGCCTGGGCGCTGCCTGCCTGCCGCTCGCGTCGCGGGCCCAGAATCCCCCGTCTCATGCCGCGCCGGCCAGCACCGTCGGCGCCGCGCCGCTGAAGGCGCCCGACACCATGGCCGAACGCGTGCGCGGCTGCACCGCCTGCCACGGCGCGCAGGGCCAGGGTACCGACAACGACTACTTCCCGCGCCTGGCCGGCAAGCCCGTCGAGTACCTGTACAACCAGCTGATGAATTTCCGTGACGGGCGGCGCAAGTATCCGCCGATGAACTACCTGCTCACGTATCTCAGCGACGACTACCTGCACGAGATCGCCACCCACTTCTCGAACCTGCGCCCGCCCTATCCGGCACCGGCCAGGCCGACCGTGCCCGACGACGTGGTGGCGCGCGGCCAGGCGCTCGCCATGCACGGCGACGCCGCGCGCTCGATCCCGGCCTGCGTCGCCTGCCACGGCAGCGCGCTGACCGGCATGCAGCCGGCCATCCCCGGCCTCGTCGGCCTGCACAGCGACTACCTGAGCGCGCAGATCGGCGCCTGGCGCTCCGGCAACCGGCGCGCCAAGGCGCCCGACTGCATGCACGAAATCGCCTCGCGCCTCACCGACGACGACGTGACGGCCGTGACCGCGTGGCTCGCCGCGCAGCCCGCGCCGGCCAACCCGGTGCCGGTTGCGGCCGGCTCGCTGACGCTGCCGCTCGCGTGCGGCAGCGAACCGCAATGA
- a CDS encoding c-type cytochrome, which produces MKRQSLYAFCAVLIAAAATLAPVFWPGAAKLFGTTARAATDGGASNAALVKKGEYLSRIGDCVACHTVRGGQPFAGGLAMPTPFGTMYTPNITPDPQYGIGKWSADDFYRAMHTGRSKDGSLLYPGFPFTSYTKVSRADSDAIYAYLRSVEPVNRPSRPHELKFPFNNRNLLIGWRTLFFKEGEFRPDPTKSVEWNRGAYLVEGLGHCSMCHTSINLMGAPVSSSAFAGGLIPLQNWYAPSLTNDTEFGLGDWHVQELADLLQAGVSNRGAVFGPMADVVHNSLQYLTDDDTKAMSVYLKSIPQKGEAPSHLQYETSQQFGNQLLEQGRKLYADNCATCHGASGQGKPPSYPPLAQNHSIMMESAVNPIRMVLNGGYPPSTFRNPRPYGMPPFAQALSNQEVAAVVSYIRSAWGNHGSPISPQQVSDLRSAPLD; this is translated from the coding sequence ATGAAACGCCAGTCGCTGTATGCCTTCTGCGCCGTGCTGATTGCGGCGGCCGCGACGCTCGCCCCGGTGTTCTGGCCCGGTGCCGCGAAACTGTTCGGCACCACCGCCCGCGCCGCCACCGACGGCGGCGCCTCGAACGCCGCGCTCGTCAAGAAGGGCGAGTATCTGTCGCGGATCGGCGACTGCGTGGCCTGCCACACCGTGCGCGGCGGCCAGCCGTTCGCGGGCGGCCTCGCGATGCCGACGCCGTTCGGCACCATGTACACGCCGAACATCACGCCCGACCCGCAGTACGGAATCGGCAAGTGGAGCGCGGACGACTTCTACCGCGCGATGCACACCGGCCGCTCGAAGGACGGCAGCCTGCTCTATCCGGGCTTCCCGTTCACGAGCTACACCAAGGTCTCGCGCGCCGATTCGGACGCGATCTACGCCTACCTGCGCTCGGTCGAGCCGGTCAACCGGCCGAGCCGCCCGCACGAGCTGAAGTTCCCGTTCAACAACCGCAACCTGCTGATCGGCTGGCGCACGCTGTTCTTCAAGGAGGGCGAATTCCGGCCCGATCCGACCAAGTCGGTGGAATGGAACCGCGGCGCCTATCTGGTGGAGGGGCTCGGCCACTGCAGCATGTGCCATACCTCGATCAATCTGATGGGCGCGCCGGTCAGCTCGTCGGCGTTCGCGGGCGGCCTGATCCCGCTGCAAAACTGGTACGCGCCGTCGCTGACCAACGACACCGAGTTCGGCCTCGGCGACTGGCACGTGCAGGAACTCGCTGACCTGCTGCAGGCCGGCGTGTCGAATCGCGGCGCGGTGTTCGGGCCGATGGCCGACGTGGTCCACAACAGCCTGCAGTACCTGACCGACGACGACACCAAGGCGATGTCGGTCTACCTGAAGTCGATCCCGCAGAAGGGCGAGGCGCCGTCGCACCTGCAGTACGAGACCTCGCAGCAGTTCGGCAACCAGCTGTTGGAACAGGGCCGCAAGCTCTACGCGGACAACTGCGCGACCTGCCACGGCGCATCCGGCCAGGGCAAGCCGCCGTCGTATCCGCCGCTCGCGCAGAACCATTCGATTATGATGGAGTCTGCAGTGAACCCGATCCGGATGGTGCTGAACGGCGGATACCCGCCGAGCACGTTCCGGAATCCGCGTCCGTACGGGATGCCGCCGTTCGCGCAAGCCCTGTCGAATCAAGAGGTTGCAGCCGTCGTGTCGTATATCCGATCGGCCTGGGGCAACCACGGTTCGCCGATTTCTCCGCAGCAGGTCAGCGATCTGAGATCCGCGCCGCTCGACTGA
- a CDS encoding DEAD/DEAH box helicase, producing MSFASLGLAEPLVRAVNELGYNEPTPIQTQAIPAVLGGGDLLAGAQTGTGKTAGFTLPILQRLNAVQATNANGKRPVRALILTPTRELAAQVEESVRAYGKYLKLRSTVMFGGVSINPQIDALKRGVDIVVATPGRLLDHMQQKTIDVSQLDILVLDEADRMLDMGFIHDIKRVLAKLPPKRQNLLFSATFSDEIKALADNLLDSPALIEVARRNTTAETIAQKIHPVDRDRKREMLTHLIREHNWFQVLVFTRTKHGANRLAEQLTKDGISALAIHGNKSQSARTRALSEFKAGTLQVLVATDIAARGIDIDQLPHVVNYELPNVPEDYVHRIGRTGRAGANGEAVSLVCVDEKPLLRDIERLIKREIPQQVIAGFEPDPNAKPEPIQRRSGGGGGGGGGRQPQGGGQGKPQAARRDGQPGAGAGKPAARPAAKPVKAAGGGNAGAAKPAAKAAKPRAPQAGGARPAGGGGGNGNGGQAANRGRSGRGGSGGGQRGH from the coding sequence ATGTCTTTTGCTTCCCTCGGCCTCGCCGAACCCCTCGTGCGAGCCGTCAACGAACTCGGCTACAACGAACCGACTCCGATCCAGACCCAGGCAATCCCGGCCGTGCTCGGCGGCGGCGACCTGCTGGCCGGCGCGCAGACCGGCACCGGCAAGACCGCCGGCTTCACGCTGCCGATCCTGCAGCGCCTGAACGCGGTCCAGGCCACCAACGCGAACGGCAAGCGCCCCGTGCGCGCGCTGATCCTCACGCCCACCCGTGAACTGGCCGCGCAGGTCGAGGAGAGCGTGCGCGCCTACGGCAAGTACCTGAAGCTGCGCTCGACCGTGATGTTCGGCGGCGTCAGCATCAATCCGCAGATCGACGCGCTGAAGCGCGGCGTCGACATCGTGGTGGCCACCCCCGGGCGCCTGCTCGACCACATGCAGCAGAAGACCATCGACGTCTCGCAGCTCGACATCCTGGTGCTCGACGAAGCCGACCGCATGCTCGACATGGGCTTCATCCACGACATCAAGCGCGTGCTCGCGAAGCTGCCGCCCAAGCGTCAGAACCTGCTGTTCTCGGCCACCTTCTCCGACGAGATCAAGGCGCTCGCCGACAACCTGCTCGATTCGCCGGCGCTGATCGAGGTCGCGCGCCGCAACACCACCGCCGAGACCATCGCGCAGAAGATCCACCCGGTCGACCGCGACCGCAAGCGCGAGATGCTCACGCACCTGATCCGCGAGCACAACTGGTTCCAGGTGCTGGTGTTCACGCGTACCAAGCACGGCGCGAACCGGCTCGCCGAGCAGCTGACCAAGGACGGCATCAGCGCGCTCGCGATCCACGGCAACAAGAGCCAGTCGGCCCGCACGCGCGCGCTCAGCGAATTCAAGGCCGGCACGCTGCAGGTGCTGGTGGCCACCGACATCGCCGCGCGCGGCATCGACATCGACCAGCTGCCGCACGTGGTCAACTACGAGCTGCCGAACGTGCCGGAGGACTACGTCCACCGGATCGGCCGCACCGGCCGCGCGGGCGCGAACGGCGAGGCCGTGTCGCTCGTCTGCGTCGACGAGAAGCCGCTGTTGCGCGACATCGAGCGGCTCATCAAGCGCGAGATTCCGCAGCAGGTGATCGCGGGCTTCGAGCCCGACCCGAACGCCAAGCCGGAGCCGATCCAGCGCCGCAGCGGCGGGGGCGGTGGCGGTGGCGGCGGGCGTCAGCCGCAGGGCGGCGGCCAGGGCAAGCCGCAGGCGGCACGCCGCGACGGCCAGCCGGGCGCGGGGGCTGGCAAGCCGGCCGCGCGCCCGGCCGCCAAGCCGGTCAAGGCCGCGGGCGGCGGTAACGCCGGTGCCGCGAAGCCGGCCGCCAAAGCGGCCAAGCCGCGCGCACCGCAAGCGGGCGGCGCACGGCCGGCCGGCGGCGGTGGCGGCAATGGCAATGGCGGGCAGGCGGCGAATCGCGGTCGCTCGGGCCGTGGTGGTAGCGGCGGCGGTCAGCGCGGGCACTGA
- a CDS encoding ferritin-like domain-containing protein: protein MLAETKHVMPWRIEDIDLTRIDRAKAAADEDLLLLLCAASFIESGSDLYTSNLSEFFGEDREVATWLNEQWEHEELQHGRALKAYIGYVWPEFDWDLAFRNFFDEYSKMCSLEAFEKTRALEMVARCVVETGTATLYRAINECSEEPVLKEITNNIRTDEVRHYKHFFKYFKKYNEIEGNGRLAVLGALMRRVLEMRNEDSEVALRHVFAVRYPDRVGDAAYVRERTHRVNTLVRRNLSADMCVKMLLKPLDLPSRIQPGVQYPLTKLTQHVFFR from the coding sequence ATGCTGGCCGAAACGAAGCATGTGATGCCTTGGCGCATCGAAGATATCGACCTCACCCGGATCGACCGCGCGAAGGCCGCCGCCGACGAGGATCTGCTGCTGCTGCTCTGCGCGGCCTCGTTCATCGAAAGCGGGTCCGATCTCTACACGAGCAACCTCAGCGAGTTCTTCGGCGAAGACCGCGAAGTCGCCACCTGGCTCAACGAGCAGTGGGAGCACGAGGAACTGCAGCACGGCCGCGCGCTGAAAGCCTACATCGGCTACGTGTGGCCCGAGTTCGACTGGGATCTCGCGTTCCGCAATTTCTTCGACGAATACTCGAAGATGTGCTCGCTGGAGGCGTTCGAGAAGACGCGCGCGCTCGAGATGGTGGCGCGCTGCGTCGTGGAGACGGGCACCGCCACGCTGTACCGGGCGATCAACGAGTGCTCGGAAGAGCCGGTGCTGAAGGAAATCACGAACAACATCCGTACCGACGAAGTGCGTCATTACAAACACTTCTTCAAGTATTTCAAGAAGTACAACGAGATCGAGGGCAACGGCCGGCTCGCCGTGCTCGGCGCACTGATGCGCCGTGTGCTCGAAATGCGCAACGAGGATTCGGAGGTGGCGCTGCGCCATGTGTTCGCGGTGCGCTATCCGGATCGCGTCGGCGATGCCGCCTACGTGCGCGAGCGGACCCACCGCGTCAACACGCTGGTGCGCCGTAACCTGTCGGCCGACATGTGCGTGAAGATGTTGCTGAAACCACTCGACCTGCCTTCGAGGATCCAGCCCGGCGTGCAGTATCCGCTGACGAAACTGACCCAGCATGTGTTCTTCCGCTGA
- a CDS encoding gamma-glutamyltransferase family protein, producing MTRFHWQNPYPTVRQPVFARNVVSTSHPLAAQAGLRMLWQGGNAVDAALAAAAALTVVEPVSCGLGGDAFALVWDGEALSGLNASGTAPAAWNPDYFRARHGEDGHGHARQPERGWDTVTVPGVIAGWEALHARFGSLPFADLLAPAIELAERGHAVASIVAQKWAAAVPALHDQPGFGAAFLPRGRAPEVGERVVMPGHANTLRLLARDGARAFYEGEPGAALAAFARETGGALTADDLRGYRPEWVEPISKSFRGHTVHEIPPNGQGIAALIALGIVERFDLAGLPLDSAEAQHVQIEAMKLAFADVYRYVADPRAMEVTPGAMLDDAYLAERAKRIDPARATHFEHGMPRSGGTVYLSAADERGMMVSFIQSNYMGFGSGLVVPGYGISLQNRGRGFSMDPASPNVVAGGKRPFHTIIPAFVTRERAGRREAVMSFGVMGGDMQPQGHLQTLVRMLGYGQQPQAACDAPRWKVNRDFTLDVEHTLGRDVVAALEARGHRLQSIDDPYMDFGSGQFIWRLDADDPERGYVAASDSRRDGLAAGF from the coding sequence ATGACCCGTTTCCACTGGCAGAACCCCTATCCGACCGTCCGGCAGCCCGTGTTCGCCCGCAACGTGGTCTCGACCTCGCACCCGCTCGCCGCGCAGGCCGGCCTGCGCATGCTCTGGCAGGGCGGCAACGCGGTGGACGCCGCGCTCGCCGCGGCGGCCGCGCTCACGGTGGTCGAGCCGGTCTCGTGCGGGCTCGGCGGCGACGCGTTCGCGCTGGTCTGGGACGGCGAGGCGCTCTCGGGCCTCAACGCCTCGGGCACGGCGCCGGCGGCCTGGAACCCCGACTATTTCCGCGCCCGCCACGGCGAGGACGGCCACGGCCACGCGCGCCAGCCCGAGCGCGGCTGGGACACGGTGACGGTGCCGGGCGTGATCGCGGGCTGGGAGGCGCTGCACGCGCGCTTCGGTTCGCTGCCGTTCGCCGACCTGCTCGCGCCCGCCATCGAGCTGGCCGAGCGCGGCCACGCGGTGGCTTCGATCGTGGCCCAGAAATGGGCCGCCGCGGTGCCGGCGCTGCACGACCAGCCAGGCTTCGGCGCGGCGTTCCTGCCGCGCGGACGCGCCCCGGAGGTGGGCGAGCGCGTGGTGATGCCGGGCCATGCGAACACGCTGCGGCTGCTCGCGCGCGACGGCGCGCGCGCATTCTACGAGGGCGAACCGGGCGCGGCGCTGGCCGCGTTTGCGCGCGAGACGGGCGGCGCGCTGACGGCCGACGACCTGCGCGGCTATCGCCCCGAGTGGGTCGAGCCGATCAGCAAATCGTTTCGCGGCCACACCGTGCATGAGATCCCGCCGAACGGGCAGGGCATCGCCGCGCTGATCGCGCTCGGCATCGTCGAGCGCTTCGACCTGGCCGGGCTGCCGCTCGATTCGGCCGAGGCGCAGCACGTGCAGATCGAGGCCATGAAGCTCGCGTTCGCCGACGTCTATCGGTACGTGGCCGATCCGCGCGCGATGGAGGTGACGCCCGGGGCGATGCTCGACGACGCCTACCTGGCCGAGCGCGCGAAGCGCATCGACCCGGCGCGCGCGACCCATTTCGAGCACGGCATGCCGCGCTCGGGCGGCACCGTGTACCTGTCGGCGGCCGACGAGCGCGGCATGATGGTCAGCTTCATCCAGTCGAACTACATGGGCTTCGGCTCGGGGCTGGTGGTGCCCGGCTACGGGATCTCGCTGCAGAACCGCGGCCGCGGGTTCTCGATGGACCCGGCCTCGCCGAACGTGGTGGCGGGCGGCAAGCGGCCGTTCCACACCATCATCCCGGCCTTCGTCACGCGCGAGCGCGCCGGCCGCCGCGAGGCGGTGATGAGCTTCGGCGTGATGGGCGGCGACATGCAGCCGCAAGGGCACCTGCAGACCCTCGTGCGCATGCTCGGCTACGGGCAGCAGCCGCAGGCCGCCTGCGATGCGCCGCGCTGGAAGGTGAACCGCGACTTCACGCTCGACGTCGAGCACACGCTCGGTCGCGACGTGGTGGCCGCGCTCGAGGCGCGCGGCCACCGGCTGCAGTCGATCGACGATCCCTACATGGACTTCGGCTCGGGCCAGTTCATCTGGCGACTCGACGCCGACGATCCGGAGCGCGGCTACGTGGCCGCCAGCGACAGCCGCCGCGACGGGCTCGCGGCCGGCTTCTGA
- a CDS encoding DeoR/GlpR family DNA-binding transcription regulator, with protein MTRDPRLSLNARQQELLEWVQRDGFVTVDDLATHFDVTPQTIRRDVNWLADLNLLRRYHGGASLPTSSENVSYSARQRMFHDEKRRIAALAASHIPDQASLFINLGTTTEEVARALNRHRGLRVITNNLNVASMMSGYPECEVLITGGIVRPWDKGIVGELAIDFIRQFKVDYAIVGTSAIETDGTMRDFDTREVRVAEAIMQHARTVYLVTDHSKFGRPALVRQGHLSQVHALFTDKALPAEMADTITAAGTQVYIAD; from the coding sequence ATGACACGAGACCCCCGCCTGTCGCTGAACGCCCGTCAGCAGGAACTGCTCGAATGGGTGCAGCGCGACGGCTTCGTCACCGTCGACGATCTCGCGACGCACTTCGACGTGACGCCGCAGACGATCCGCCGCGACGTGAACTGGCTCGCCGACCTGAACCTGCTGCGCCGCTACCACGGCGGCGCGAGCCTGCCGACCAGCTCGGAGAACGTGTCGTACAGCGCCCGCCAGCGCATGTTCCACGACGAGAAGCGCCGCATCGCCGCGCTGGCGGCCTCGCACATTCCCGATCAGGCGTCGCTGTTCATCAACCTCGGCACCACCACCGAGGAGGTCGCGCGCGCGCTGAACCGCCACCGCGGCCTGCGCGTGATCACGAACAACCTGAACGTGGCGAGCATGATGAGCGGCTACCCCGAGTGCGAGGTGCTGATCACGGGCGGCATCGTGCGGCCCTGGGACAAGGGCATCGTCGGCGAACTCGCGATCGACTTCATCCGCCAGTTCAAGGTGGACTACGCGATCGTCGGCACCTCGGCGATCGAGACCGACGGCACGATGCGCGACTTCGACACGCGCGAGGTGCGCGTCGCCGAGGCGATCATGCAGCACGCGCGCACCGTCTACCTCGTCACCGACCACTCGAAGTTCGGGCGCCCCGCGCTGGTGCGCCAGGGCCACCTGTCGCAGGTCCACGCGCTGTTCACCGACAAGGCGCTGCCGGCCGAGATGGCCGACACGATCACCGCGGCCGGCACGCAGGTCTATATCGCCGACTGA
- a CDS encoding phage tail assembly chaperone, translating into MLSPHEFATLLLVKDAPDQAEMERDELDALLEQQLVRLEALGSGRKYCVTESGDAALRSIKVRYS; encoded by the coding sequence ATGCTAAGTCCGCATGAATTCGCCACCCTGCTGCTCGTCAAGGACGCGCCCGACCAGGCCGAAATGGAACGCGACGAGCTGGATGCGCTGCTGGAGCAGCAACTGGTTCGGCTGGAGGCGCTGGGCTCCGGTCGCAAATACTGCGTCACCGAGAGCGGTGACGCCGCGCTGCGCTCGATCAAGGTCCGTTATTCCTGA
- the glpD gene encoding glycerol-3-phosphate dehydrogenase: MMEQTRYDLLVIGGGINGAGIARDAAGRGLSVLLCEQDDLASHTSSSSTKLIHGGLRYLEYKEFGLVRKALQERETLLRAAPHIIWPLRFVMPHMPNLRPAWLIRLGLFLYDHLAKRELLPGSRGITMRRHAAGAPLVDSIRRGFVYSDGWVDDARLVVLNALDARERGAEILTRTRLTAASRDGDTWLARLQRADGSSFEVRARAIANAAGPWVGSLLHGALGREARHSVRLVKGSHIVTSRLFDHDHAYIFQNPDKRIIFAIPYEQDYTLIGTTDVEYHDDPSKVAIDGDETQYLCDSINRYFKQKISPADVRWTYSGVRPLLEDENADNPSAVTRDYRLEMDDGPGAPLLSVFGGKITTFRKLAEDATGMLCDALDSRAGAWTAGQPLPGGDIADARFAPFAQDFAKRHAWLPAALARRYARAYGTRAERVIAGATSLAGLGAAVAPGLYEAELRYLREVEWATCADDVLWRRSKLGLHVAPGTLAAVTAALDGWFASARPAVHAAH, from the coding sequence GTGATGGAACAGACTCGATACGACCTACTCGTGATCGGCGGCGGCATCAACGGTGCGGGCATCGCACGCGATGCCGCCGGGCGCGGGCTGTCCGTGCTCCTTTGCGAACAGGACGATCTGGCGTCGCATACGTCGTCGTCGAGCACCAAGCTGATCCACGGCGGGCTGCGCTATCTCGAATACAAGGAGTTCGGGCTGGTGCGCAAGGCGCTGCAGGAGCGCGAGACGCTGCTGCGCGCGGCGCCGCACATCATCTGGCCGCTGCGCTTCGTCATGCCGCACATGCCGAACCTGCGCCCGGCCTGGCTGATCCGGCTCGGCCTGTTCCTTTACGATCATCTGGCCAAACGCGAGCTGCTGCCCGGCTCGCGCGGCATCACGATGCGCCGCCACGCGGCCGGCGCGCCGCTGGTCGATTCGATCCGGCGCGGCTTCGTCTACTCGGACGGCTGGGTGGACGACGCGCGGCTGGTGGTGCTCAACGCGCTCGACGCGCGCGAGCGCGGCGCCGAGATCCTCACGCGCACGCGGCTCACGGCCGCCTCGCGCGACGGCGACACATGGCTCGCGCGGCTGCAGCGGGCCGACGGTTCGAGCTTCGAGGTGCGCGCCCGCGCGATCGCGAACGCGGCCGGCCCGTGGGTCGGCTCGCTGCTGCACGGCGCGCTCGGCCGCGAGGCGCGCCATAGCGTGCGGCTCGTCAAGGGCAGCCACATCGTCACGTCGCGGCTGTTCGACCACGACCACGCCTACATCTTCCAGAACCCGGACAAGCGGATCATCTTCGCGATCCCCTACGAGCAGGACTACACGCTGATCGGCACGACCGACGTGGAGTACCACGACGATCCGTCGAAGGTCGCGATCGATGGCGACGAGACGCAGTATCTCTGCGACTCGATCAACCGCTACTTCAAGCAGAAGATCTCGCCCGCCGACGTGCGCTGGACCTATTCGGGCGTGCGCCCGCTGCTCGAAGACGAGAACGCCGACAATCCGTCCGCCGTCACGCGCGACTACCGGCTCGAGATGGACGACGGCCCGGGCGCGCCGCTGCTGTCGGTGTTCGGCGGCAAGATCACCACCTTCCGCAAGCTCGCCGAGGACGCCACCGGCATGCTCTGCGACGCGCTCGATTCGCGTGCGGGCGCCTGGACGGCAGGCCAGCCGCTGCCCGGCGGCGACATCGCCGACGCGCGCTTTGCGCCGTTCGCGCAGGATTTCGCGAAACGCCATGCCTGGCTGCCGGCCGCGCTCGCGCGCCGCTACGCGCGCGCCTACGGCACCCGCGCCGAGCGCGTGATCGCCGGCGCCACCTCGCTGGCCGGCCTCGGCGCGGCCGTCGCGCCGGGCCTTTACGAAGCGGAGCTGCGCTACCTGCGCGAGGTCGAATGGGCCACCTGCGCCGACGACGTGCTCTGGCGACGCAGCAAGCTCGGGCTGCACGTCGCGCCCGGCACGCTGGCGGCGGTCACGGCGGCGCTCGACGGCTGGTTCGCGAGCGCGCGGCCGGCCGTCCACGCCGCCCACTGA
- the glpK gene encoding glycerol kinase GlpK: MQDQYILALDQGTTSSRAMLFDRQGNIVSTAQKEFEQIYPRPGWVEHDPQEIWSTQAGVAAEAVTRVGLNGTAIAAIGITNQRETTIVWDRETGQPIYNAIVWQDRRTADFCDALKADGLEAMVRAKTGLPIDSYFSGTKIRWILDNVEGAREKARQGRLAFGTVDSWLVWNFTKHELHVTDVTNASRTMLFNIHTRQWDDELLAALDIPRSMLPEVRASSEIYGNTKTTVFASKLPLAGIAGDQQAALFGQMCTTKGMVKNTYGTGCFLVMNTGDTPIESSNNLVTTIAWQVGNEVNYALEGSIFIAGAVVQWLRDGLGIIKSAAEIEKLAASVPHTDGVYLVPAFAGLGAPHWNARARGSLFGVTRGTTDAHLARAALDAIAYQSLDVLAAMEADSGISIGELRVDGGASANNLLMQFQADLLGVDAVRPRITETTALGAAYLAGLATGYWQNIDEVRSQWKLDRRFSPSLPSEEVSTALAGWQRAVRAAKAWADDAQ; encoded by the coding sequence ATGCAGGATCAATACATCCTCGCACTCGACCAGGGCACGACGAGCTCGCGCGCGATGCTGTTCGATCGCCAGGGCAACATCGTTTCGACCGCCCAGAAGGAGTTCGAACAAATCTATCCGCGCCCGGGCTGGGTCGAGCACGACCCGCAAGAAATCTGGTCGACGCAGGCCGGCGTCGCCGCCGAGGCGGTCACGCGGGTCGGGCTCAACGGCACCGCGATCGCCGCGATCGGCATCACCAACCAGCGCGAGACCACCATCGTCTGGGACCGCGAGACGGGCCAGCCGATCTACAACGCGATCGTGTGGCAGGACCGCCGCACCGCTGACTTCTGCGACGCGCTGAAGGCCGACGGCCTCGAGGCGATGGTGCGCGCGAAAACAGGCCTGCCGATCGACTCCTACTTCTCGGGCACCAAGATCCGCTGGATCCTCGACAACGTCGAGGGCGCGCGCGAGAAGGCGCGCCAGGGCCGGCTCGCGTTCGGCACGGTCGACAGCTGGCTGGTGTGGAACTTCACGAAGCACGAGCTGCACGTGACCGACGTGACCAACGCGTCGCGCACCATGCTGTTCAACATCCACACGCGTCAATGGGACGACGAGCTGCTCGCCGCGCTCGACATCCCGCGCAGCATGCTGCCCGAGGTGCGTGCCTCGTCCGAGATATACGGCAACACCAAGACCACCGTGTTCGCCTCGAAGCTGCCGCTGGCCGGCATCGCGGGCGACCAGCAGGCGGCCCTGTTCGGCCAGATGTGTACCACCAAGGGAATGGTGAAGAACACCTACGGCACCGGCTGCTTCCTCGTGATGAACACCGGCGACACGCCGATCGAGTCGAGCAACAACCTCGTCACCACCATCGCCTGGCAGGTCGGCAACGAGGTGAACTACGCGCTCGAGGGCAGCATCTTCATCGCCGGCGCGGTGGTGCAATGGCTGCGCGACGGGCTCGGCATCATCAAGTCGGCCGCCGAGATCGAGAAGCTCGCGGCGAGCGTGCCGCACACCGACGGCGTCTATCTGGTGCCGGCCTTCGCCGGGCTCGGCGCGCCGCACTGGAACGCACGCGCGCGCGGCTCGCTGTTCGGCGTCACGCGCGGCACCACCGACGCGCATCTGGCGCGCGCCGCGCTCGACGCGATCGCCTACCAGTCGCTCGACGTGCTGGCGGCGATGGAAGCCGACTCGGGCATCAGCATCGGCGAGCTGCGCGTGGACGGCGGCGCGAGCGCGAACAACCTGCTGATGCAGTTCCAGGCCGACCTGCTCGGCGTGGACGCGGTGCGCCCGCGCATCACCGAGACCACGGCGCTCGGCGCCGCGTATCTCGCCGGCCTCGCGACCGGCTACTGGCAGAACATCGACGAGGTGCGCAGCCAGTGGAAGCTCGACCGGCGCTTCTCGCCGTCGCTGCCGTCAGAGGAAGTCAGCACGGCGCTGGCCGGCTGGCAGCGCGCCGTGCGCGCCGCCAAGGCGTGGGCCGACGACGCGCAGTAA
- a CDS encoding MIP/aquaporin family protein — protein MSPYIAEFIGTAILVLLGNGAVANVLLAKTKGRGADLIVIVMGWAMAVFVAVYVTAKFSGAHLNPIVTISLALAGKFAWSKVGGYIAAQMLGGMAGALLVWLAYRQHFAKEADPDLKLAVFCTAPAIRSVVHNVLTEAICTFVLILGVLYLAAPQVGLGALDALPVGLLVLGIGISLGGPTGYAMSPARDLSPRIMHALLPIPGKRDSDWRYAWVPVLGPLAGGAAAAWLYLALHRTH, from the coding sequence ATGTCACCTTATATTGCGGAGTTCATCGGCACGGCCATCCTCGTGCTGCTCGGCAACGGCGCGGTCGCGAACGTGCTCCTCGCGAAAACGAAAGGCCGCGGCGCGGACCTGATCGTCATCGTGATGGGTTGGGCGATGGCCGTGTTCGTGGCCGTCTACGTCACCGCGAAGTTCAGCGGCGCGCACCTGAATCCGATCGTCACGATCAGCCTGGCGCTCGCCGGCAAGTTCGCGTGGTCGAAGGTCGGCGGCTACATCGCCGCGCAGATGCTGGGGGGAATGGCAGGCGCGCTGCTGGTCTGGCTCGCCTATCGCCAGCATTTCGCCAAGGAGGCCGATCCCGACCTGAAGCTGGCCGTGTTCTGCACCGCGCCCGCGATTCGCAGCGTCGTGCATAACGTGCTGACCGAAGCGATCTGCACCTTCGTGCTGATCCTCGGCGTGCTGTACCTGGCCGCCCCGCAGGTCGGGCTCGGCGCGCTCGACGCGCTGCCCGTCGGGCTGCTGGTGCTCGGCATCGGCATCTCGCTGGGCGGCCCGACCGGCTATGCGATGAGCCCGGCGCGCGATCTGTCGCCGCGCATCATGCATGCGCTGCTGCCGATCCCGGGCAAGCGCGACAGCGACTGGCGCTATGCCTGGGTCCCCGTGCTCGGCCCGCTCGCGGGCGGCGCGGCGGCGGCCTGGCTCTACCTGGCGCTGCACCGGACGCACTGA